Proteins from a genomic interval of Amphiura filiformis chromosome 9, Afil_fr2py, whole genome shotgun sequence:
- the LOC140160503 gene encoding sodium- and chloride-dependent glycine transporter 1-like, with protein sequence MTNQTVEFKALPLHDAEEQKKKKKSGDENEERGNWGKKLDFMLSCVGYAVGLGNIWRFPYLCYRNGGGAFLVPYLMMLCFAGLPMFILELGFGQFASRGCIGVWSISPLFKGLGYSMCFITAIVCIYYNVIICYTLFYLYASFTKNLPWSQCNRAWNTENCMVSKAGDNSSIANTTMNYTRPSQEFWDKYVLDRSSGLEELGGIRWQICLCLLLAWVIVFLCIAKGVKSSGKVVYVTATFPYLVLFILLIRGLTLDGAWDGIVYYIKPDFKKLKDASIWKDAAVQIFYSLGIGWGSLQTMASYNKFHNNYYRDAIIIAGINCGTSVLAGFVIFSVIGFMAHDSGLPISEVTDSGPGLAFVAYPEALSRMPISPLWAILFFVMLFTIGLDSQFVMMETVITALCDEVQHMVPKIYKYKTWITLGFCVAWFLLALPMVTRGGIYLVTLMDNYSAGFSLLIVAFMECMVVAWGYGATRFESDMTSMLGFKINPYWKACWMIISPSSLCSSLCSSVRPTLH encoded by the exons ATGACTAATCAA ACTGTTGAGTTCAAGGCCCTTCCTCTTCATGATGCAGAggagcagaagaagaagaagaagagtggTGATGAGAATGAAGAGAGAGGAAACTGGGGAAAGAAGCTGGATTTTATGCTCTCGTGTGTTGGCTATGCTGTAGGCTTGGGCAACATTTGGAGATTTCCATATCTATGTTACCGCAATGGCGGAG GAGCCTTCTTGGTCCCTTACCTGATGATGTTGTGTTTTGCCGGTCTACCTATGTTTATTCTGGAGCTGGGATTCGGACAGTTTGCCAGCAGAGGATGTATCGGGGTGTGGAGCATCTCACCTCTCTTCAAAG GATTGGGCTACAGTATGTGTTTCATCACGGCCATTGTATGTATTTACTACAATGTAATCATCTGTTACACCCTCTTCTATCTCTACGCATCATTCACCAAGAATTTACCGTGGAGCCAATGCAACCGCGCTTGGAACACAGAAAACTGCATGGTGAGCAAGGCTGGCGACAACAGCTCCATAGCAAACACGACCATGAACTACACCAGGCCGTCTCAGGAATTCTGGGA TAAATATGTGCTGGATAGAAGCTCCGGACTAGAGGAGCTTGGAGGCATTAGATGGCAGATTTGTTTGTGTCTTCTCCTAGCCTGGGTCATTGTCTTTTTGTGTATCGCTAAAGGTGTCAAATCATCCGGCAAG GTAGTCTATGTGACGGCTACATTCCCTTACCTAGTCCTATTTATCCTTCTTATCCGTGGACTTACATTGGATGGAGCTTGGGATGGAATCGTATATTACATCAAGCCCGACTTTAAAAAACTCAAAGACGCTTCG ATCTGGAAAGATGCAGCAGTTCAGATTTTCTACTCTCTTGGCATCGGCTGGGGCAGTCTTCAAACCATGGCCAGCTACAACAAGTTTCATAACAACTATTACAG GGATGCTATCATCATTGCTGGCATCAACTGCGGCACAAGTGTATTGGCTGGCTTTGTCATCTTCAGTGTGATTGGCTTCATGGCACATGACTCGGGATTGCCAATTTCTGAAGTCACTGACTCCG GTCCCGGTCTAGCGTTTGTTGCCTACCCAGAAGCACTCTCACGGATGCCAATCTCGCCATTATGGGCCATCCTCTTCTTTGTTATGCTATTCACGATTGGATTGGACAGCCAG TTTGTGATGATGGAAACCGTTATAACGGCCCTGTGTGATGAAGTACAACATATGGTACCCAAAATCTACAAATATAAGACATGGATCACGTTGGGATTCTGCGTTGCTTGGTTCCTGCTAGCCTTACCCATGGTGACTAGA GGTGGCATCTACCTGGTGACATTGATGGACAACTACTCAGCTGGATTCTCTCTGCTTATTGTAGCATTCATGGAATGCATGGTGGTTGCATGGGGATATG GTGCAACACGGTTTGAATCTGACATGACATCTATGCTTGGTTTCAAGATTAATCCCTACTGGAAGGCATGCTGGATGATTATCTCACCTTCATCATTGTG TTCATCTTTGTGTTCTTCTGTGCGACCTACGCTCCATTGA